The genomic DNA CAAACTCAACATAGGAATTATGTAGCAAGTCAAGCAGTGGCAAGAAGTTGGACAATCTTACCTGTCTACTGAGTCATTCAACAGCCCTGTTTTAAGAGCTTTTTGTTGAGTACTGGTCTTGCACAAAAGTAGTTCATGAGAACATTTGTCTGTGCCTAGCAAACATTTCCAGGCAAATCACTCTTCTTAACTATGCAAAGCATTTAGTCCAGCTCTTTCATGTAGTTACAAGCACACTCTGCTCAGTAGTATTCTGCccattttataattaaaaagctGCAGCATTCAAGTGACAGTGTGAAGCACAAAAAATTCTCAGACTATGTTTTAAGAAAGATTCAGAGAAAGTCAttactctgttttcttcaaaatatagCTGATTTCACCCCTGTATGCCTGATGCCCAGGTGCACACCATTTAAGATGCAATAGCTGTTTTACTGTAGAGAgctattggaaaaaaatatttttaggatcACAGGACAAGAGCTTAGTGTCTCGCTCTTGAgttaggcttttttttaaatgaggagCTACACAGGTCTTTGATACTTGGAAACAAGACCACACTACTGATCAGAAATAGAATAGTTTATAATTCAAAACCCtcttaaggtttttttattttgctacagtGTCAATGCACAATCACAATGGTTGATAACTTGTCTTAACATACACAAAACAGTGCTTGTATAGAGGATAAGTAGTATGTCACACAAGGTAGTGGAGAAGGCCTATGAGAGCACATCTAGAACACCATGCTAGTATACTCCAGACACTGCTACATTGCTGTTAATCCAAACTGATCAGAAAGCGAGTTAAGTATAAAACAGGCTAGGCATTTTCTAGTCACATGAGACAGCTCATAGGCAAAAGCAAGTCTAGGTATTCATGTTTTACTACATCACACAGTTTATACATCTGACAGCGTGACTTTTAATAACATTCCACAAGTCAGAATGGTTCTTTACCAAGTTTAAATTGTGCTATGTCCTTTATAACCAAAAGGTCTCAAGTCAAGAGTTCCATATACACTGTTTTAACCAAGAATAAGATAAATGAGTTCCTATAGGTAACTTACGCACCAACAGCATTTCCATTAGTAAACTAATATAGACTAGAAGAACAGGAAGCTGTCTACAAGAACTTAGAGTACAGCTAACTGCAAATGTTCTTTGtccaaaaagaggaaaaactgcttACAATTTgtaatctttaaaaaagcagattaCCAAGCCACACCTTTAAAGTCCTTAGGGGGCCCAACGGTAATTTCAGACCATCTTCTATGCATTTATGAAGTAAAAAAGGTACCCTCTTCTTTAAGAAACCCCCACTACACACAGAATGAAGGGGATGCttgaaactgatttttcccTACTGGGCAAACACTCCATAGTCACAACTCATCTCTCTTCTGGAATAACCCACCACCACCGTTTATGCAAGaagccagcagcagaaacatgCTGAGAATGTCTATGCTGGTCTCAGACAATCAAGTTAAAATGGAACAGGGACACAGCAAGAAGAGTTCTTCTCACAATTCAAAGTagttttggcagaaaataagaatgaaacCTTTAACATTAGCCACACCATATGTAGCtttgcagggaagggggaacaATTTGTAAGTGATTATAGCTTGCTATTTATTGCTGTTACAATAATAGGACACAGCCTATAAACAAAATAACATACTTCAAGGAATCCTTAAACCCATTTACCCAATGTACTACTGGAAAGTTATTGGTTCAGGTACAAAAAGTTAAAACAAGACAATAGCATTAACTTGTACCGGGTCTCTGGCTCCTCTAAGCCAGGTATTTGCTTAAGTGTACGCATTCCAGTAAGttcattgattttttaaaacctaGGCTTTCAGAAGCCCAACTGTGGATTTGCTTTTGTCCCAGCAAGAGTCAAGAATTAGTCACTCAGCTACTAAACAAGTAGTAACGTTCTAATTGAGCAGATGCCATTTGTCTTACCTTATCTACATTCGCTCTAGTTTTGGCAGAGGTTTCTACATACTGCACACCCCACTCCTCTGCCTTACTTCTAGCCTCTTCTACAGGTACTTGTCTGCGCTCTTCCAAGTCAGATTTGTTTCCCACTACCAGCAAAGGGATTTTATCTTCTTCAGCCTTCACACGCAGGATCTGTTCCCTAATGCATCAggtattcaaaataaaaatctgtgttaGTAGTAGCAAAGACCCACCCTTATCAGGAGTGGATCAAGTGGTGTTTACAACAGTACATTTCCCAACAGTTGAACACACactttaaaattattccaaGTTTAACATAGTAATGCTATAAACTTTACACTAATAAAAGCCTCACACTTCCAAGAAGGCAGTTTTACCATTTAGTTGGTAAGTTTACTACCCAGGCTCTAATAAAGAAGAACTGTATGGCAGAAGAGCAAGTCACAACAGGAGTTCACACCTCAGTGAGGAAAAGAGCACAAGTGCCCTGTTTGGCAAGTTTCACCTTGGCATTTAGTCACGATCTTCAGTTTCCAGTCTACATCCCACCTCAATACAGGTCTGAGCAACATCAAGGCTTTGTCAAAGCAGTAGGTTGGGAAGAGCCTAAGTAGCTGTCAGAGATGATTCTTAATGGCTACCTAAACTTTACACAAAGGACAGAGTTACTAAATAGTGCTGAACTAAAATGCTAGCCACCTTACTCCTTCAAAGACTCCAGGAAAATGTTTGAACCATTGGCATTAACCCAGCTATCCTTTGTCATTCTAAAAGGACCTACCACCATCCAGGAAAGGAGACAGTGTGATGCATGTCAAAGTCTGTGCTATTATTGAAGTAAAACATGGCTTGAAGCTAGACTGACACATGCTGCTGTCCATCTAGGACGCTGGAAGAACTGTACCAGTCTACAGTTATTTTTAGATTGCTTCATTTTGTTATGAACAAGAGCCAAACTAGGCATGAGCATGGTGCTGCACCCCCTCATCCCACTGAGTTACCACACTACTTCAGATGCTTGCACTTTCCATCCACAAAATACCTGAATGTATGTAGAGTACATGAGAATCTAAAATAGTGTTAACACTGAAGCAGACATCCTGCTGCTGCATTCAGCTGTACCTTCACACATTTTCAGATTACAGAGGCactgaaagcaaacactgaACGCATAGCATCAGCTGAAGAGCTAGGGTTTAAAGACAAGCCCATAGTTCATTCAGTACTCAACTTTTTCATGGTTTAAGAATCCTGGAAGTTACAGGATCAATAATAACAATCTGTAGTTTAGCCCATGATGCTGGTGACATACTACCCATTCCCCCCTCCTTCCATGGGAATAGTTTTCCAGGGAGCTGGTTCTTACATGTCAGCCTAACTAAATACTCCATTTAACTAATTTCACTGTTTGTTTACTTCTGACCCATTGAAAAGCAGGAGATTCTCCATCTCAAAGCTTTTAGGTCCTTCTTGCTCGTCTTTAGGGCTAGCATtgctttttcattgttttgttgTGCTGGAATCTTGAACCAACACACAGTTAACCTAGTTACAGAAGTCTGACAAAAACCACAAACTGCTAAGATAAACACTCCTACTCCTTTTCATGCAAAGCCTTAAGCCTTGGTTTAACCTTATATTTCACTTAAGCACACAAGCCAAAACCCAGGCTGGGTACTTTCAAGGgtctcattttcttcctgtttttgagTGGTATCTGACTTTTCCCTCAATTTTATACTAGGAACAGTCCAAGTACTCAGTTTCACAGTCGTACAACAGTACAACTGTTTAGCTCCTTTAAGTGCTCCAGTTAAAGCAAACTGAGCAGAACAGCTCTGCTTCTGTCCCCTGTGGCTGTCAGCCTTTTGAAGTCTAGCAAAGTCACAAAAGTATTGTGACAGAGGAACAATATTTTTATACCTCTTAAGGTTATGAAGTCTCCTACTACTGTTGGAACAGTATAATATATTAAGAACCTGGACCAAAGTCCTAGAGTGCAAGGGGAGTTTGCCATAGCTTTAAGAAAACCCTAGAAACAGGTGTCCACCTTAGCACTAGCATTACCAATTAGTATCTGTTAACCTTGTACCACTGAAGCAAAGTGAACATAAGCCAGACTAATAAAGAGCTTTTATTCTGGCAAACGTAAGGCACTCTTAATACTTTCCCTATGTTTTGGGAAGTTTTATAGCTGTCCTAGAGAATCTCTGGATTACCTTCTACACTGAGACAACAGCTATTATCAAATAAGAGTTAGAACACTTGCCCCAAAGAACCTGGCTACATGAGTTCTGAGACTAGAACAATGGATTGAACACcttgttttggggggttttgggtttgttggtgttttttggttttttttttttacactacaCAAGCAGTTTCTGTGCTCAGTCtggcactgattttttttacaatagaACTGCTAATCCCAAGAACAAAAATGGAAGCATTTACTACTAGTATTTGTCTTTCTAGGAATACATCTGTCTACAATAGTACTGCTTGGCTGCAAACCCTTATTTGGCACCAATCCACACCTGAGAGTGGAGGCTAATCCTTCCTTTCCTTAGAGCACCTGCTTCTAGCAGTAAGCAATACAGTGTCTGAAACCTGGCCAAAAGGCAGACTTAATTCCAAAAGTACTGCTCTAAGGTAATTAAACTTCACATCCACAAAGACTAAAAATTGGCTTGAATACGCATGTTTTAGGAGTCCAAGAATCTGTTACTTGCCTGAAGTTGCTGCTGGTGTAACGTACTCAGAAGTTGAAGGCATGAAGACAACTAGAGCCAGAGGCTGGATACCGTGGTTTAAGTTACCAGTTAGTGAGAGCAAAACAGTTGGGTTGCCACTTTTGAAAACGGTAACAGACAAAGGATGAAGAGCtatagcttttaaaaagaattgtCAGAGCAACATAGGAACCAGGTATTTCTCTCTGTCTGGGAGAGAAACTACTTACCGAAactctgctgttgctgtgaAGGATTCATGCTCTGTTATTGAGAAGACTAGAAGAAACCCTTCCCCACTACGGAAATAGTTATCTCTGATAGCTGCATAATCCTCCTGTCCTGCTGTGTCCAGAATGTCTATCTGAACTTCTTCGCCATCCAGAACTACTTTCTTTCTGTAGCTGTCAGCCTTGGTAGGTTCATAGTCTTCTACAAACTGAAGATAAGAAAGGGATTAGTGTTCAGAATTACTGTCAAATGGTCTCAGTATTTGCCCATatcctttctctttcacttcaGTGACATTTAAATTCCCAAAAACCTTCTCATGATTCAGTCAGCTACTAAGTTccacttttttttacttttactatAAAAAGCAAGTAATTTAAGCACTTAATACATCAAAGAGCCAGTCTGCCTAGTCAAGAGAAACTGTCTTGCTACATGAAACACCGTTCAGCAATTTCAGCATAATTTAATGGACAAAGACACAGTATAAGCTACCAGGAACCTGGTGGCATTATCTAGATCTCCCATATCAAGAAAAATCAATTGCATGTACTTCAGGTACGGGTATCTGAAGCTTCAACAGATGTAGATGACAGCATCCAGCTGTTGAACATGAAAACCTGCTCCATATTACACAGACATATACTTTAGTCCATTCAAGCTGAACCAAAGCTACTTACCTCATCATACATAAATTGAAGAGTGAGTGCAGATTTGCCTACACCTCCACTGCCAACCATAATTACTTTATGGAGGGCCAAGGAACTCTGGTTCTTGCTCTTGCTGGCAGCCATTATCCTGCTTGCCACAGATGAAGTGCCAGGCAACCAATCTGatctgcagagagaagaaacagtcaCCATCCATGAGATTGGTGACATCATGGTAGCATGCAGGTAAAGCATCTCACTAGCACTGAAAGAGCAGATTAAAACCCTGCCCAGCAAGCCTGAAGAATGGGCCATTTTAACGCACTGGCAAGCAAACCATGTCACTGATGTCTACAATATGAGTAGGAACAAGGTATTAGAACAAATAAAAAGGTATTTGTGACAACAGTACCATTAATAAAAGTACCAAAGGTTTCTCAAAGCAGCTACTAGCTGAACAAATGTTCTTATTTGTAAGCCCATCCTACATGACTGCTATCTAGAGCAGCCTccaaagaaaaaacctcacttTCTCAAACAACATGAAATTAAgtgttttttattgttcttgTTATAAGGCTTTACAcctttctaaaatatttctttaatgttgATGCAGCTTAGTTTCAAGCTGGAAGCAGAGCTATAATTTATATCTGCTTATAGGTAGAAAGATTACTTTTGATCTCTTCCCTATGTAGGctaagaaaaaagcagagataCACAGTAAACTTTGGCAGGAACAAGTTGCAAAAGCTTCCAGCAGAAAGTCTTATGACATGGcattagcatttattttctactcTTCCTGCCTTTTGATGCTGCAAATctaatttgcttttgaaaaaaataaaatcctgcttTACTGCAAGAAATTCTTAGTTCCTATTCTTCTGATGTTGCAAAGACATGAAGAGTAAGCTTCAATAGACAAGTACTAGCTAACAAGCCTTTGTTTGTGTGTCATGCAAACGCAGTAATTAAGTGCTGGAGACctcttaaaaatactgctttttttctttaagagtaGCTGGACACAGTAGTTGTGTCAGAAACACAAGCATCAGCTGCCACACCCTGATtagcacagagcagcagctctaaGAACAGCACAGGGACAAACACAGAAGTGACCAATACAAAAAGAGATGTGTCACCACTCAGGATTCCCACACtgagaaaaaacccagagaTGCATACTCCAGATGCATGATGTTTATAAGGGGTGCTAGTGAGGACACAAGTGTCACTATCCAG from Gavia stellata isolate bGavSte3 chromosome 8, bGavSte3.hap2, whole genome shotgun sequence includes the following:
- the RALB gene encoding ras-related protein Ral-B — protein: MAASKSKNQSSLALHKVIMVGSGGVGKSALTLQFMYDEFVEDYEPTKADSYRKKVVLDGEEVQIDILDTAGQEDYAAIRDNYFRSGEGFLLVFSITEHESFTATAEFREQILRVKAEEDKIPLLVVGNKSDLEERRQVPVEEARSKAEEWGVQYVETSAKTRANVDKVFFDLMREIRAKKMSENKDKNGKKSGKNKKSFKERCCLL